From one Myxococcales bacterium genomic stretch:
- a CDS encoding SDR family NAD(P)-dependent oxidoreductase — MASISDDDIRRCLSVLEALVTDRTGLTDLDEPTRRALLIAAGRLSRPVRHEVVRTAKAFRRVEAKKKKNQDRVLRSETGIREARKAEVFSAPARLTEPGVTEPGARPEQPGNALARRELSQPRNCYICKAEFTRLHFFYDALCASCGDFNYGKRFQSAPLDGRVAVITGARVKIGFQAALMMLRAGARVVVTTRFPHDAAKRYAAETDFAAWGHRLTVHGLDLRHAPSVEIFARYLEENEPRLDILINNAAQTVRRPPAYYAHLLERELLPSRQLPELERALLRAHDHLAELALGGSAAPQMTALSGSGSLAGGALLGPLKDSRAGVGIAASALLSQMPYGDGEPAAASFFPEGRLDADLQQVDLRAINSWRLTLADVPSPEMIEVQLVNAVAPFILCSKLKPLMLRTANRDKHVVNVSAMEGQFSRGTKTDKHPHTNMAKAALNMMTLTSAPDYVKDGIHMNAVDTGWVTDEDPAAIAARKTDVHDFQPPLDIVDGAARICDPFFSGLLTGTHVYGKFLKDYRTTGW, encoded by the coding sequence ATGGCCTCCATCTCCGACGACGACATCCGCCGCTGCCTCAGTGTTCTGGAGGCACTCGTGACCGATCGCACGGGACTGACCGACCTCGACGAACCGACGAGGCGGGCGCTCTTGATCGCGGCCGGCCGCCTGTCACGCCCCGTTCGGCATGAGGTGGTGCGAACGGCGAAGGCATTCCGTCGCGTGGAGGCCAAGAAGAAGAAGAACCAGGATCGTGTGCTGCGGAGCGAGACCGGGATTCGCGAGGCGCGGAAGGCCGAGGTCTTCTCAGCGCCGGCACGGCTCACCGAACCGGGGGTCACCGAACCGGGGGCGCGTCCCGAGCAGCCAGGCAACGCACTGGCGCGGCGCGAGCTTTCGCAGCCTCGCAACTGCTACATCTGCAAGGCCGAGTTCACGCGGCTCCACTTCTTCTACGACGCTCTGTGCGCGAGCTGCGGCGACTTCAACTACGGCAAGCGCTTTCAGTCGGCGCCGCTCGACGGTCGCGTCGCGGTCATCACGGGAGCACGCGTGAAGATCGGCTTTCAGGCCGCGCTGATGATGCTGCGTGCTGGCGCCCGCGTCGTTGTAACGACCCGGTTTCCGCATGATGCCGCGAAGCGCTACGCCGCCGAGACGGACTTCGCGGCTTGGGGCCATCGGCTCACGGTGCACGGTCTCGACCTCCGGCACGCACCGAGCGTCGAGATCTTCGCGCGCTACCTGGAGGAGAACGAGCCGCGCCTCGACATCCTCATCAACAACGCGGCGCAAACAGTCCGGCGGCCGCCGGCCTACTACGCGCACCTCCTGGAGCGAGAGCTCTTGCCGTCGAGGCAGCTTCCAGAGCTGGAGCGTGCCCTCCTCCGCGCGCATGATCACCTCGCTGAGCTCGCGCTCGGCGGCAGCGCAGCACCGCAGATGACGGCGCTTTCTGGGTCTGGCTCGCTGGCCGGTGGCGCCCTGCTCGGGCCGCTCAAGGACTCGCGTGCGGGCGTGGGCATCGCCGCGTCGGCGCTCCTGTCGCAAATGCCTTACGGAGACGGCGAGCCGGCGGCCGCGAGCTTCTTCCCCGAAGGGCGGCTCGACGCGGACCTTCAGCAGGTCGACCTCCGCGCCATCAACAGCTGGCGCTTGACGCTCGCCGACGTGCCGAGCCCCGAGATGATCGAGGTGCAGCTCGTCAACGCCGTGGCGCCGTTCATCCTGTGCAGCAAGCTCAAGCCGCTCATGTTGCGCACGGCCAATCGCGACAAGCACGTCGTCAACGTCTCGGCCATGGAGGGGCAGTTCTCGCGCGGCACGAAGACCGACAAGCACCCGCACACGAACATGGCCAAAGCGGCGCTCAACATGATGACGCTCACGTCGGCGCCCGACTACGTGAAGGACGGCATCCACATGAACGCCGTCGACACGGGCTGGGTTACCGACGAAGACCCGGCGGCCATCGCGGCGCGCAAGACCGACGTGCACGACTTTCAGCCGCCGCTCGACATCGTCGACGGCGCCGCCCGCATCTGCGATCCGTTCTTCTCGGGCCTTCTCACGGGGACGCACGTGTACGGGAAGTTCTTGAAGGACTACCGCACGACGGGCTGGTAG